In the genome of Streptomyces sp. SAI-127, the window GCCTACAACCGCAACACCATCGCGCTTGCCGTCCACTCGGTCGTCAGCGGTGTGGCCATCTACGGATTCCTGGGCCTCTACCCGACGTACCTCATCACCTCGCTGCACTACTCCTCCGAGCAGGCCGCGCTGGCGATGAGCTTCCTCGGCTTCGGCGGCATGGCGGCCCTGTTCGGCGGCTGGCTCGGCGACCGCGTGAACCAGCGCAACCTGCTGATCCTGAGCCTGCTGGCCGTCTCCGCCATCAGCGCGTGCATCTACGAGACACAGGCGGGAGTCGGCGTGCAGTGTGTGTTCGCCTTCCTCATGGGCGCCTTCGGCCTGGGGTTCATCTATCCCAACAGCAACAGTGCGATGCAGCGGGCCGTCCGTCCGGCACAGATCGGACGCGCCTCCGGCCTGTTCGTCACCAGCTACTACGGACCGGCGGCGTTCTCGGGTCTGCTCTTCGCCGCTCTGGTGGGCTCCTTCGGCTGGGACCGGGCCGGACTCCTGCAGGTCACGCTCCTGCCGCTGGTCGGCGTCCTCGCCCTTGCCTTCGTCCGTCCCGCGCAGTTCAACAGCGCGGTCCGCTGACACACCAAGGGGGCTGCCCACCGCCGAGCGGTGGGCAGCCCCCTTGTGCGGTCACTCCGCGGGCCTTTGCGGTCAACGGCTCTCGGCCACGACCGGGTTGCGCAGAACGCCGATGCCCTCGATCTCGACCTCGACCTCGTCTCCGGGACGGATCGGCCCGACACCGGCAGGCGTGCCGGTCATGATCGCGTCTCCGGGCAGCAGCGTCAGGTAGCGGCTGAGGTAGCTGACGAGGTCCGGGACGGGGAGCAGCAGGTCGGCGGTGCTGGCCGACTGCATGACTCGGCCGTTCACACGGGTCGTCAACGACAGCGCGGACGGGTCGAGTTCCGTGGCGATGACCGGCCCGAGGGGAGCGAAGGTGTCCTGGCCCTTCCCGATCAGCAGCGTTCCGTATGTGCTTTCCTTGCGCTGCACGATGCGGTCGCTGACGTCATTTCCGCAGGTATAGCCGAGGATGTACTCATGAGCCTCGGAAGGCTTGACATGGCGGGCTTCCTTTCCGATGACCACGACCAACTCGCCCTCGAAATGGATGAGTTCGCCATCCTCCGGATAAACGATGGCGTCCCCCGGTCCCACCACCGCCGTGCTCGGCTTCATGAAGCACACGGGAACCTCCGGAATCTCACGGTCGGTCTCGCCGACGTGTGAGGCGTAGTTGTACGCGAACCCGTAGATCCGGGGTTTCTCGACCGGCGGGAGAATGACGACGTCGCTCACTTCGTCGACGTGTCCCGCAAGGGACAGTCCCGTAAAGGGGTCGCCCTCGAATCGGGCGATGGTGACGTCACCGGGTTCGAGTTCTCCGTAGTGACACACACCGCCGACGGCATACCTGACGATCCGCACGGACACCTCCGTACTTTGGGCAGCCATGGGCGGCTGCACGGCCCATCCAGCAATGCTAACGTTAGCATAATAGGTGATGCCCGAGCCCGCCGCTCCGCTCCCCGACCACGCAGCGCAACACGAGTGCTATCGTTGGCATACGGAAGGTGACGACCGCGGGAACAGTCAGCCGGAGGGGACGCTTACGTGATCACGACCAGGGACATCGCCGAGCGTCTCGGGATCTCCGTCTCGACGGTCGGCCGGGCCCTCGCCGACGACGCGCGCATCAGCGAGGAGACCAAGTTCCGGGTCCGCCAGACCGCTTCCGAGATGGGCTACGTCGGCAACCGGGCGGCGCGGATGATGCGCGGAGCGTCCAGCAACGTGGTCGCGCTGGTCATCCCGGACATCCGCAACAGCTTCTACTCGACCATCGCGCACGAGCTCTCCAAGAACATGGCGGCCGAGGGCTTCCAGTTGATGCTCTCGGAGACCGACGACGACCGGATGGTGGAGCTGCGTCATCTGCGGGAGCTGTCCGCGAACCGCGTGGCCGGCGTCATCATCGTGCCCACCGCGCGTCCGCACAGCGAGTCCGTCAAACTCCTGCGCGCCGTACCGCACCTGCAGTTGCTGCGCCGTCACCCCTCGCTCGGCTCCCAGTGGTTCGGTGTGGACGACCGCGAGGCACTGCACCGCGCCACGGCCCACCTGGTGGCGCTGGGACACACCCGCATCGCCTATCTGGGCGGCCCCGAGGAACTGCCGACGGGTGCGGAGCGTCTGGGCGGCTTCCGCGCCGCCCTGGAGGAGGGCGGCCTTGCGGACGACGCCGGACGCGCCGAGCTGGGGCCGCCGTCGTCCGTGCACCACGGGCGCGAGGCGGTACGTCGGCTGCTGCAGGGGCCGGCCGCTCCCACCGCACTCGTGCTGGGATCGATCCAGCTCACCCTGGGTGTTCTGGAGGAGCTGTCCGCGCAGGGCGTGAAGGTGCCCGGCGAGCTGTCCGTGGTCGGGTTCGGGGACGAGCCCGGCTTCTCCTGGTGGGGCCCCGGGCTCACCACGATCGGCCTGCCGATCCAGGAGATGGCGACCAGCTGCGCACTGTGGCTTCTGCGTCGCCTCAAGAACGAGCCGGACAACGACGGCCCGTACACGTCGGTCTCCCCCGGATCGCTGGTTCTGCGCGGCAGCACGGCACCCCTCGACGGAAAGGTTCCGTCCAAGTCCGCCTGAGCGGGTCGCACCTCGAGTCGCCACCGGCCTTGCGCGAGAACGTGAAGGTGCCCGGAGCGCTGCGCTCCGGGCACCTTCACGTTCTCGCGCCGCGTCAGTGGGCTCCGCTGCGCAGCCGGCGCATGACGGTGGCGGTGCGCGCGAGTTCCTCGAGCACGTGCCCGGCCGCCGCCTCGTGGATCTTGCCGGGGCGGAAGGCGCCGTCGTCGACCTGTTCGTTGACGAAGGGGATGCTCACGGTCGGCCCGATCGGCAGCATCCTGAGGTTGGCCACGACCTGCTTGGCCATCTGCACCGCCCGGGTGCCCGCCGAGACACCGCCGTAGCTGACGAACGCCGCCGGCTTGTGCTGCCACTCCACCACCAGATAGTCCCACGCGTTCTTCAGGGGGGGCCGGAAACCCTCCGTTGTACTCGGGGGTGACGAACACGAACGCGTCCGACGAGTCGACGATCCGGCTCCAGGCACGGGTGTGACTCTTCGTGTACTGCCTCAGAGCGGGCGGATGCGGCTCGTCGTAGAACGGCAGGTCGAGTTCGCGCAGGTCGACCAGGTGTGATGCGAACTGGTCGCACTCGGCGACCTGGGAGGTGAACCAGTCCGCGACGGATCTGCCCACACGTCCGGGACGGGTGCTGGCCACGACCGTGGTCAGAGTCATGGGTGCCACCGAGGGCTCGGATGTCATGTCGGGCTCGCTTTCCTGTCGGCCGCGATCGGCCCGGCGAGCCCACGCCGCCTGTGCTGTCCGTTCTTCCAGGAGGAGGTGGGCCCGCCGGAGTTTCAGCCACTGCCACGGGGTGTGCGAACGATAGCATTGGCGCGCGAACGGCCCAAGCAAAGGGAAACGAGCAACCTGTAGGAGGAATGGAACACTCCTCACCCCTTGACAGGACGGGCTCACAGTTCGCACGATTGCGCTATCGATAGCACAACGAGAGCCGCAGTGGACGAGCACTCCTCGTCCTCCCGTTCCCCCTCACACATCACCCGGGGTGCCGCACCGATTCGAGTGCCGCCCCGAGAGGTCGGCCCGCGCCCGTTCGCCGGTCGACAGGCACGGGCATCACACAACGCCTCGACCGTCCGACTCCGAAAGGTCGCACCGCAATGACAGACGCGCGGATCGCCAAGCTCTATGGCCGCAGGGTGTGGGACTCCCGCGGGCGGCCGACCGTCGAGGTCGAGGTGCACCTCGCGGACGGAGCAAGCGGGCGGGCCATCGCACCGGCGGGAGCCTCGACGGGTCAGGGCGAGGCGCTCGACCTGCGTGACGGCGGCTCCCGCTTCGGCGGACTCGACGTCCGTCGCGCCGTCGGTTCGGTCAACCAGGAGATCGCGCCCGCCCTCCTGGACCTCGACGCGATCGACCAGGAGGCCGTCGACCGGCTCCTGGTGAACCTCGACGGCACCCCCGACCGCAGCCGCCTGGGCGGCAACGCCGTCGTCGCCACGTCCATGGCGGTGCTGCACGCCGCCGCCGCGTCGGCGGGCGTACCGCTGTGGCGGCACCTGTCGGGCGATCGGCCGGTTCGCATCCCCCTGCCGGAGATCCAGATCTTCGGCGGCGGCGCCCACGCGGACCGTCGCGTGGACGTCCAGGACTTCATGGTCGTCTGCCCCGCGGCACGCAGCTTCAGCGAGGCCCTCGACTGGACCGCGGAGATCTACCGGGCGGCCGGCAGCCTGATGCGCAAGGCGGGCAAGGCACAGGGCGTGGCGGACGAGGGCGGCTTCTGGCCCGCGTTCGACTCCAACGAGGAGGCGTTGGAGACCCTGACCCTCGCCATCGAGACCGCCGGCTTCACGCCGGCCACACAGGTCGGCATCTCGCTGGACATCGCGGCCTCACAGTTCGGCACCGGTGGGCGCTACACGCTGGCCCTGGACGACCGCACCCTGGACACCGCGGCGCTGATCGACATGCTCGGCGGCTGGATCGAGCAGTACCCGATCCTGTCCGTCGAGGACCCGGTGGGCGAGGACGACCACGAGGGCATGGTGGAGTTCACCCGGCGATTCGGCCACCGCTGCCAGGTGATCGGCGACGACTACCTGGTCACCAACGCCAAGCGCGTGGAAGCGGCGGCCACCAACGGGGCGGCGAACGCCGTCCTCGTCAAGCCGAACCAGGCGGGCACGGTCACCGAGGCCCACCAGGCCCTGCGTGCCGGAAAGGACGCCGGCTTCGCCACCATCGTGTCGGCCCGCTCGGGCGAGAGCGAGGACATCACCATCTCGCACCTGAGCGTCGGTTGGGACGCGGGCCAGCTGAAGGTGGGCTCCTTCACACGCTCCGAGCGTATGGCGAAGTGGAACGAGGTTCTGCGCATCGAGGAGGCCCTCGGCGATTCCGCGGAATTCAGCGGCTGGTCGGCCTTCACATTCGCCGATTCCACCCGTTCCGCGACCAAGCCGTAAAACAGCCCAAAGCATTACAGTCATCGAAATCAAGAGCCGAACCGGAGCACGGAGTCCAGCATGCTGCCACCCGTCAATCTGCGACCGAGTTTCAACATCACCCGCTCCAGTCATGTCCGGCTCACGGTCGCGGACCTGGCCGAGAGCCGGAACTTCTATGCGAGCGCCCTCGGGCTCGTCGTCAGCGACGAGGACGAGCGCACCTGCTATCTCCGCGGGCTCGCCGAGGCATGCCACCACAGCCTCGTCCTGGAGCTGGACGAAGAGGGCGCCGGTTCCTGTCAGAGGATCGGTTTCCGCGTCTTCTTCGACGAGGACCTCGACATCGCCTACACATGGTTCCGCGACCGGGGGCTGCCCGCGGAGTGGGTCGACATGCCGTACCAGGGCCGCACCCTGCACGTCAGCGACCCGGTCGGTACACCGCTGGAACTCTGCGCGCACATGGAGACGCGCCCGAGGCTGCACATCGACTTCGAGCACTACAAGGGCGCCCACGCGCAACGTCTGGACCACTTCCAGACCTTCGCGCCGAACACCTATGAACTGACCGCGTTCTACGGCGAACTCGGCTTCCGCAACTCCGAGTACCTGGCGCACGGCGACACCCTGCTGAGCGCGTTCATGTACCGCAAGGGCACGTGCCTGGACCTCGCGATCGTGGAGAACACCGGGCCCGCCCTGCACCACTTCGCCTACACCGTCTCCGAGAGCCGCGACATCTTCACCGCCTGCGACTGGGCGGGCATCCTCGGCTACGGCGAAGGGGTGGAGCGGGGTCCGGGACGGCACGGGCCGGGCGGCATGCTCTTCACCTACCTCCGCGACCCCGACGGTCACCGGGTGGAGGTCTTCAACAGCCACTACCAGACCATCGACACCGAGGTCGAGCCGGTGCGCTGGGACGCGGGATCGCTGAGCACCAACGTGCGCTGGGGACTTCCCGCGCTGGAGAAGTGGTACTTCGAGGCCTCGCCCTTCGTGGGAGTGAAGCAGATCCCGCCGGCCCAGGTGCCGCAGCCCATGACCCTCGAGCGGTTCCTGCTCGAGCAGTCCGCCCACTGACCCTTCCGTCCCCCGAGGAGACGACATGGCACGCGTTCCCTACCTTCGCCGCGAGGATGCGGACGAGGCGAACAAGCCCCTGTACGACCGGCTCGAAGCCGAACGCAAAGTACCGACGGCGAACATCTTCCTCGCTCTCGCGGGCGCGCCCGAGCAGCTGGACGGGTTTCTGACCTACGCCAACTCACTGCGGGCCGCCGACCTCAGCCCCAAGCTGCGTGAGCTGGCCATTCTGACCGTGGGGTACGCGACGCGTTCCGCCTACGAGGTCGCGCACCACCAGTCGCACGGACTCAAGGCCGGACTCACCGGGGAACAGCTCGCGGCGGTGGCCGACTTCGAGTCGTCCGAGTTGTTCGACGCGACGGAAAAGGCGGTCATGCGCCTCGCGAAGGAATCCACACTCCACGTCGATGTCTCTGAGGAAACATGGCGTGCCGCCGCCGATCACCTGACGGACCGGCAGATGGTCGAACTGTCGTTGTCCATCGCCTGGTACAACTCCGGCGTCCGCATCATGGGTCTGCTGGACATCGACCTTGAGGACAATTACCCGAACCCGTTCCAGAATTCCTAGCTCTCGGCACCGTACTGCCCATCAATTCCGGAGTATTTCAATGGCGAAGATGCTCGCTGCACGACTGCACAAGCTCGGTGAGCCGATGTCCGTGGACACCGTCGACGTGCCCACCCCCCGGCCGACCGACGTGCTGGTGCGCGTCAAGGCATGCGGAATCGTGCCGAACATGGCCAACGTGATCAACAACTGGCCCTCTTGGTACCCGCACCAGCCGCTGCCCCAGCTGCCCGCGATCTTCGGCCTGGACCCGGCGGGCGTGGTCGAGGCCGTCGGCGAGGCGGTGCTCAACACCAAGCCCGGCGACCGGGTCTATGTGAGCCCGCTGCGCTCCTGCGGCAGCTGTCAGGTGTGCCGCGGAGGCGAGCTCAGCCGGTGCCGCTACTTCACCCTGAACGGTTACTTCAGCACCTCCCGCGACGGCCAGCGGATCTTCGACCTCTACCCGTACGGCGGGTTCTGCGAGTACATGACGGCGCCGCAGCACTCGATCGTCAACATCCCCGACAACATGACGTTCGAGCAGGCCGGCAAGCTCGGCTACATCGGCACCTCCTACAGAGCCCTCAAGTACGCCGTGGCCAGCCCCGGCCAGGTCGGGCTGATCGACGGAATCACCGGCACCCTCGGCGTCGCCTCCACCCTGCTCGCGCTGGCCTCGGGCGTCTCCAGGGTCCTCGGAACCGGCCGCAACGAGGAACTCCTCAAACGCGTCAAGGAACTGGCCCCGGACCGGATCGAGGTCATGCGGCTGGGCGAGGGATCCACCGGCGCGTGGGCGAAGTCCCGCACCGGAGGCGAGGGTGCGGACTTCGTCATCAGCGCTCTGGGCGCCAAGGCGCCGGTGGAGACGATGCTGGATTCCATGCAGGGCGTCCGCCGGGGCGGCCGGGTGGTCAACGTCGGGGGTGTGGCCGACCGGTTGCCCGTGGACGTGAAGTGGCTCATGGACGAGCAGGTCCACCTGATCGGCTCCAACTGGTTCTCCACCGCGCAGGGTCAGGAGGTCGCCGACATGGTGGCCACCGGAGCCCTGGACCTGTCCTACCTGATCACCAAGCCGTTCCCGCTGTCCAAGGTCAACGAAGCGATCTCGGGACGTGCCGCGGACCTCGACGGCGGATTCAGCAACTACGTCGTGCTTCCCTGACCCCACGGACCATCCACACTCACCCCGCGGCGATCCTGTTCTGCCCTGACTGCGCCGCGGGGTGCCCGCACCACAGGACGGAGGAGCCGGTGGAACTGCGCTGGCTGGAATCGTTCGTCGTCGTCGCGGAGGAACTGCACTTCGCGCGGGCGGCGGATCGTCTGCACCTCGCCCCGTCGGCACTCAGCGCCCAGATCAGGGCGCTGGAGTCGCACCTGGGTGTGCGGCTGATCGACCGGGGGCGACGCACCCGCCCGGCGCTGACCAGTGCCGGGCAGCTGTTCCTCGACGAAGCGCGGCTGACCCTCGCACAGGCCGCCCGAGCCGTGGCCGTGGGCCGGCGGGCAGGGCGCGGGGAGCTGGGGCACGCCCAGATCGCGTACGTCGCCTCGGCCGCGTTCTCCGGGGTGCTCACCGATGTCCTCACCCGGTGCGCGGCCCCCGGCACCGATCTGACGGTGCAGGTGCGCGAGTTGGAGACACCGGCCCAACTGGAGGCGCTGGCCTGCGGTGACATCGACGTCGGCTTCCTGCGCTGGCGGCCGGAGTACCCGCCCGAGGTCACGGCCACCTGCCTGCTCAGCGAGGAGGTCGTCCTGGCACTGCCGGCCGGCGCGCCCCTGGCGGCGTACGAGACGATTCCCGCGGCCATGCTGCGTGACGAGAACTTCGTGGCCCCGCACTTCGACGAGGAGTACGGCTGCCGCGACCAGATCCTGGAAGTGGCCGAGCGGGGAGGCTTCAGTCCCCTGTGCGCTCCCCCGGTGCGGGACTACGTCGCCGCGCTGACGCTGGTGGGCGGTGGTCTCGCGGTGGCCCTGGTCCCCGACTCGCTGCGGCGCGTGCACATCCCCGGGGTGGCCTACCGTCCGCTGGCGGACGTATCGCTCACCACCCGGCTGGTGGGTGCCTACCGCAGGGGTGAGACCTCGCCCGCGGTGCGCGGTGTGATCCGCCGGCTGCGGGAGGCCGCGGTCTCGACGGCCGCCGGCTGAGGCCCTGATCCCGATGCCGTTCCGGGCGGGCCGTTCGTCGTGGTCCGCGCAGCGCCGCGCGGGTCGGCCGGTCAGCGTCGAACAGACGCATGTTTGTGCGCGGATGACGCACTGTTTTCGCAGGTCAGAGCAGGTATGCCGGTCTACGCTCAACACGGAAGCACACACCGTGGCGGCGTCGGTCGACCGCCGCCCGACGGAGGGACAGGCGGAGAAGCACATGACAGCGATCAAGCACGTGGGCGTCGTAGGCGCGGGCCAGATGGGCCGGGGCATCACCGAGGTCTGTGCACGGGCCGGGCTGCACGTCACGTTGTGCGACGTGACCGAGGACAGGGCCCGGGCCGGGCTGGCGGGTGTGGCGGACTCCCTGCTCAAGGCGGAGAAGCGCGGTGCGATCGCACCCGAGGACCGCGCACTCGCCCTGGCCGGGGTCTCGGTCACCGACGATCTGTCCCGCCTGTCGAGGGCGGACCTGGTGATCGAGGCCGCCGTGGAGGACGAGCAGGCCAAGACCGAACTGTTCCGGCAGCTGGACAAGGTGGTCACGAACCCGGCCGCCGTGCTGGCCAGCAACACGTCCTCCATCCCCATCGCCAGGCTCGCGGCGGTGACCGGCCGGCCGGAGGCGGTGGTGGGCCTGCACTTCTTCAACCCGGTTCCCGTCATGCCGCTGGTCGAGGTGATCCCCTCGCTGCACACCTCGAAGGCCACGGAACTGCGGGTGCGTGCCTTCGCGGGCGAGATCCTGGGCAAGAAGACGGTCGTGGCGCAGGACCGCGCGGGTTTCGTGGTGAACTCCCTGCTGGTGCCCTACCTGTTGGCGGCGGTGCGGATGGTGAGCTCCGGTACGGCGACGGCGGAGGACATCGACACGGGGATGACCGCCGGTTGCGCTCACCCCATGGGTCCGCTGCGTCTGGCCGATCTCATCGGGCTCGACACCGTCGCGGCGATCGGTGAAGCACTGTACGAGGAGTACCGGGAACCGCTGTACGCCCCGCCCCCATTGCTGCGCCGCATGGTCGAATCGGGGCTGCTGGGCCGTAAGTCGGGGCAGGGGTTCTTCAGCTACCGGGCGGCCTGAGGGCTACGGCGGGCCGCACATGGGCGTGCGTTGTCCGACGGCGACTGCCACCGGCCTGGCCGGTGGCAGTCGCCGTCGGACAACCGCTCCGATACGTCAGGCGGTCCCGCGACGGGCGGCCACTGCCTGCGTGAGCTGGGGAGCCACCGAGAACAGGTCGCCCACCACGCCGTAGTCGGCCACACCGAAGACCGGTGCCTCCGGGTCCTTGTTGACCGCCACGATCGTCTTGGACGTCTGCATCCCGGCGAGGTGCTGGATGGCCCCGGAGATGCCCAGCGCGATGTACAGCTGCGGGGAGACGGACTTGCCGGTCTGCCCCACCTGGTACTGGTGGGGGTAGTACCCGGCGTCGACCGCGGCACGGGACGCGCCGACCGCACCGCCCAGGACGTCGGCCAGCTCCTCCACCACCTTGAAGCCCTCCGCTCCCGCGACACCGCGTCCCCCGGAGACGACGACGCTCGCCTCGGTCAGCGCGGGACGGTCGCCCGCGAGCGGGGCGCGGCGGGCGATGACGCGGGCGGATGCCGCCGGGTCGACCGGCGCCGGGACGAGCTCGTGCTCCACCGCCGCCACGGGATGTTCCTCCGGCTCGAAGGCGCCCGGCCGCAGGGCGATCACCGGTACCCCGTGGGTGACCTCGGAGCGCACGGTGTACGACCCGCCGAAGACGATCTGGGTGACCACTCCGGAGGCGTCCAGGTCGACCGCGTCGATCAACAACCCGCTGTCCAGTCGCGCGGCGAGACGCCCGGCCACCTCCTTGCCGTCGGTTGTCGCGGAGACCAGAACGGCGGCGGGAGAGACCTCCCGTGCCGCCGACTCCAGGGCCTCGACGGCGGGCGAGCCAAGAAATCCGTCGGCCTGCGCGGATTCGGCCGCGTAGACGCTGGTGGCGCCGTGCCGGGCGAGGGAGTCCTTGAGGCGGGCCGCGGTGCCGGGAGTTCCCACGAGCACGGCGGCCGGGTCGCCCAACCTCCGTGCGGCGGCCAGGAGTTCGTACGTTGACTTGTGGACGTGATCCCCGTCGTGGTCGACGAGGACGAGGACGTCGGGCATGGGTGTGCCTGCTTCTTGGTCGGAGCGGTTCAGACGAGTTTCCGGGCGATCAGGTGGTCGGCGAGCTGCCGGCCCGCCGAGCCGTCGTCCGTGACACGGATGCCGGCGGCCCGCGCCGGACGCGGGACGGCCTCCACCACACGCGTGCGGCTCACCAGGAATCCGGTGTCGTCCGGAAACAGGTCGTCGAGGCCGACCGTCGCCACGGGCTTCTTCTTGGCGGCCATGATGCCCTTGAAGGAGGGATAGCGCGGTTCGTTGATCTTCTCGGTGACGCTGACCAGCGCGGGCAGCGGCGCCTCCAGGGTCGCCTCACCGCTCTCGGTCTCGCGCTCGGCGCGCACCCGGCCCGCGTCCAGGCCGAGTTCGCGTACGTGGGTCAGCTGCGGCAGACCGAGCAGGTCCGCGACGACGGCCGGGACCGCACTGGCCTGTCCGTCGGTCGCCGCGTTGCCCGCGAGGACCAGGTCCACGTCCGCCACCGTCCGCACGGCGGCGGCCAGGACCCTGGCGGTGGTCACCACATCGGCGCCCTGAAGCCGGTCGTCGCAGATGTGGATCCCACGGTCGGCGCCCATCGCCAGGACCTTGCGGATGGCGTCGAGCGCCGAGTCGGGTCCCATGGACACGACGGTGACCTCGGCGTCCGTCGTCTCCTTGAGGGTCAGGGCTTCCTCCGCGGCGCGCTCGTTGATCTCGTCCAGGACGAGGTCGGTGTTCTCACGGTCGAGGGTGTGGTCCCCCTCGGACAGAGCGCGTTCGGCAGCGGTGTCCGGAACCTGTTTGACGAGTACGACGATGTTCACGGTCGTCTTCCTTCGGCCGGGGCGGTCAGCGGAACGCCGGGTAGCCGGTGATCGCCTGGCCGACGACCAGCGTGTGCATCTCGCTGGTGCCTTCGTAGGTGAGGACGGACTCCAGGTTGTTGGCGTGGCGCAGCGGCGAGTACTCCAGGGAGATGCCGTTGGCGCCGAGGACGGTGCGGCACTCCCGCGCGATCGCGATCGCCTCCCGCACGTTGTTGAGCTTGCCGACGCTGATCTGCTCGGGCCGGATGCGGTGCTGGTCCTTCAGGCGGCCCAGGTGCACGGCGAGCAGCGCGGCATTGCCCACGGACACGGTCATGTCGGCGAGCTTCTTCTGCGTGAGCTGGAAGGCGCTGATCGGCTTGTCGAACTGGACCCGGGAGTCGGCGTAGTCGATGGCCGCCTGGATCGAGTCGCGGGCGGCGCCGACCGCGCCGAACAGAATGCCGAAGCGGGCCTCGTTGAGACAGGACAGCGGGCCTCGCAGGCCCTCCGCGAGCGGCAGCCGCGCCGAGTCGGGCAGCCGTACGTTGTCGAAGTACAGCTCCGAGGTGACGGACGCCCGCAGCGACATCTTCTGCTTGATGTCCTGGGTGGTGAAGCCGGGCGTCCCGCGCGGCACGAGGAAGCCGCGAATGCCCTCCTCGGTCTGCGCCCAGACGGTGGCCACGTCGGCGATGCCGCCGTTGGTGATCCACATCTTGGAGCCGTTCAGGATCCAGTCACCGCCCTCGCGGACGGCCTTGGTACGCATCCCGGACGGGTTGCTGCCGAAGTCGGGCTCGGTCAGACCGAAGCAGCCGATCGCCTCACCGGCGGCCAGCCGCGGCAGCCACTCGAGCTTCTGCTCCTCCGAACCCCACTTCCAGATGGAGAACATCGACAGCGAGCCCTGCACGGAGACGAAGCTGCGGAAGCCGGAGTCCGCCGCTTCCAGCTCCAGACAGGCCAGCCCGTAGCTGACGGCGTTCGTGCCGGCGCAGCCGTACCCTTCGAGGTGCATGCCGAGAACGCCCAACTTGCCGAGTTCCGGGGCGAGTTCGCGAGCGAAGTGGGCGTTCTCGAACCACTCGCCGATGTGCGGGCGGACCCGGTCCGCGAGGAACCTGGCGACGGTGGCCTGGATCTCGCGCTCCTCGTCGGTGAGGACGGAGGCGATGTCGAACAGTTCGAGGGGGTCCTGCAGCGGCTTGGCGCTCATGTCGTGCTCCTTGTGTTCAGGCTC includes:
- a CDS encoding carboxymuconolactone decarboxylase family protein is translated as MARVPYLRREDADEANKPLYDRLEAERKVPTANIFLALAGAPEQLDGFLTYANSLRAADLSPKLRELAILTVGYATRSAYEVAHHQSHGLKAGLTGEQLAAVADFESSELFDATEKAVMRLAKESTLHVDVSEETWRAAADHLTDRQMVELSLSIAWYNSGVRIMGLLDIDLEDNYPNPFQNS
- a CDS encoding LysR substrate-binding domain-containing protein — encoded protein: MELRWLESFVVVAEELHFARAADRLHLAPSALSAQIRALESHLGVRLIDRGRRTRPALTSAGQLFLDEARLTLAQAARAVAVGRRAGRGELGHAQIAYVASAAFSGVLTDVLTRCAAPGTDLTVQVRELETPAQLEALACGDIDVGFLRWRPEYPPEVTATCLLSEEVVLALPAGAPLAAYETIPAAMLRDENFVAPHFDEEYGCRDQILEVAERGGFSPLCAPPVRDYVAALTLVGGGLAVALVPDSLRRVHIPGVAYRPLADVSLTTRLVGAYRRGETSPAVRGVIRRLREAAVSTAAG
- a CDS encoding fumarylacetoacetate hydrolase family protein translates to MRIVRYAVGGVCHYGELEPGDVTIARFEGDPFTGLSLAGHVDEVSDVVILPPVEKPRIYGFAYNYASHVGETDREIPEVPVCFMKPSTAVVGPGDAIVYPEDGELIHFEGELVVVIGKEARHVKPSEAHEYILGYTCGNDVSDRIVQRKESTYGTLLIGKGQDTFAPLGPVIATELDPSALSLTTRVNGRVMQSASTADLLLPVPDLVSYLSRYLTLLPGDAIMTGTPAGVGPIRPGDEVEVEIEGIGVLRNPVVAESR
- the eno gene encoding phosphopyruvate hydratase, producing MTDARIAKLYGRRVWDSRGRPTVEVEVHLADGASGRAIAPAGASTGQGEALDLRDGGSRFGGLDVRRAVGSVNQEIAPALLDLDAIDQEAVDRLLVNLDGTPDRSRLGGNAVVATSMAVLHAAAASAGVPLWRHLSGDRPVRIPLPEIQIFGGGAHADRRVDVQDFMVVCPAARSFSEALDWTAEIYRAAGSLMRKAGKAQGVADEGGFWPAFDSNEEALETLTLAIETAGFTPATQVGISLDIAASQFGTGGRYTLALDDRTLDTAALIDMLGGWIEQYPILSVEDPVGEDDHEGMVEFTRRFGHRCQVIGDDYLVTNAKRVEAAATNGAANAVLVKPNQAGTVTEAHQALRAGKDAGFATIVSARSGESEDITISHLSVGWDAGQLKVGSFTRSERMAKWNEVLRIEEALGDSAEFSGWSAFTFADSTRSATKP
- a CDS encoding alcohol dehydrogenase catalytic domain-containing protein, whose amino-acid sequence is MLAARLHKLGEPMSVDTVDVPTPRPTDVLVRVKACGIVPNMANVINNWPSWYPHQPLPQLPAIFGLDPAGVVEAVGEAVLNTKPGDRVYVSPLRSCGSCQVCRGGELSRCRYFTLNGYFSTSRDGQRIFDLYPYGGFCEYMTAPQHSIVNIPDNMTFEQAGKLGYIGTSYRALKYAVASPGQVGLIDGITGTLGVASTLLALASGVSRVLGTGRNEELLKRVKELAPDRIEVMRLGEGSTGAWAKSRTGGEGADFVISALGAKAPVETMLDSMQGVRRGGRVVNVGGVADRLPVDVKWLMDEQVHLIGSNWFSTAQGQEVADMVATGALDLSYLITKPFPLSKVNEAISGRAADLDGGFSNYVVLP
- a CDS encoding VOC family protein; amino-acid sequence: MLPPVNLRPSFNITRSSHVRLTVADLAESRNFYASALGLVVSDEDERTCYLRGLAEACHHSLVLELDEEGAGSCQRIGFRVFFDEDLDIAYTWFRDRGLPAEWVDMPYQGRTLHVSDPVGTPLELCAHMETRPRLHIDFEHYKGAHAQRLDHFQTFAPNTYELTAFYGELGFRNSEYLAHGDTLLSAFMYRKGTCLDLAIVENTGPALHHFAYTVSESRDIFTACDWAGILGYGEGVERGPGRHGPGGMLFTYLRDPDGHRVEVFNSHYQTIDTEVEPVRWDAGSLSTNVRWGLPALEKWYFEASPFVGVKQIPPAQVPQPMTLERFLLEQSAH
- a CDS encoding NAD(P)H-dependent oxidoreductase — its product is MEWQHKPAAFVSYGGVSAGTRAVQMAKQVVANLRMLPIGPTVSIPFVNEQVDDGAFRPGKIHEAAAGHVLEELARTATVMRRLRSGAH
- a CDS encoding LacI family DNA-binding transcriptional regulator — translated: MITTRDIAERLGISVSTVGRALADDARISEETKFRVRQTASEMGYVGNRAARMMRGASSNVVALVIPDIRNSFYSTIAHELSKNMAAEGFQLMLSETDDDRMVELRHLRELSANRVAGVIIVPTARPHSESVKLLRAVPHLQLLRRHPSLGSQWFGVDDREALHRATAHLVALGHTRIAYLGGPEELPTGAERLGGFRAALEEGGLADDAGRAELGPPSSVHHGREAVRRLLQGPAAPTALVLGSIQLTLGVLEELSAQGVKVPGELSVVGFGDEPGFSWWGPGLTTIGLPIQEMATSCALWLLRRLKNEPDNDGPYTSVSPGSLVLRGSTAPLDGKVPSKSA